A single region of the Pirellulales bacterium genome encodes:
- a CDS encoding prenyltransferase/squalene oxidase repeat-containing protein codes for MQRCIDRGLEWVANTQSRVGSWSAKDGMYPTAMTALAGIALLQEGSTTTQGKYAPNIRRAVDYLCSRSRTNGLIGDPTRDDRYTYGHGYSMLFLSQVLGEEEDEARRKDLIRVLTNAVEFCGRAQTDDGGWGYVSAKDGGGYDEGSTTITQVQGLRGCRNAGITVPKEIIDKAIAYIHKCTLEDGAVQYSSKGGGPRPAITAAAIACLYNAGDYDDQFVPKMMKYAEDNLKSLSNQSFGHWHYAHYYYSQVMYREGGEKWEKYRDDMYTRLLNEATDDGTGTYWTQGYVGPIYTTAVNLTILQLDNNILPIYQR; via the coding sequence GTGCAGCGGTGCATTGACCGCGGGTTGGAGTGGGTGGCCAACACGCAATCGCGCGTGGGAAGCTGGAGCGCCAAAGACGGCATGTACCCCACGGCCATGACGGCTCTGGCGGGCATCGCGCTATTGCAGGAGGGATCAACCACGACGCAAGGCAAGTACGCTCCGAATATCCGCCGCGCCGTCGATTATTTGTGCAGCCGCAGCCGCACCAACGGATTAATCGGCGATCCCACGCGCGACGATCGCTACACCTACGGTCACGGTTATTCCATGCTGTTTCTTTCCCAGGTCTTGGGAGAAGAAGAAGACGAAGCCCGCCGCAAGGATTTGATTCGGGTGTTGACCAATGCGGTGGAGTTTTGCGGCCGAGCCCAAACCGACGACGGCGGCTGGGGCTATGTCAGCGCCAAAGACGGCGGCGGATACGACGAAGGCTCCACCACCATCACGCAAGTGCAAGGACTGCGGGGGTGCCGCAACGCCGGCATCACCGTGCCCAAGGAAATTATCGACAAAGCCATTGCATACATCCACAAATGCACGCTGGAAGACGGTGCCGTACAGTACAGTTCCAAAGGGGGCGGCCCGCGGCCGGCAATCACGGCCGCCGCCATTGCCTGCCTGTACAATGCGGGCGATTACGACGACCAATTCGTTCCCAAAATGATGAAATATGCTGAAGACAATTTGAAAAGCCTCTCCAACCAAAGCTTCGGACACTGGCATTATGCACATTACTACTACTCCCAGGTCATGTACCGCGAAGGGGGCGAGAAGTGGGAAAAATATCGCGACGATATGTACACTCGACTGTTGAACGAAGCAACCGACGACGGCACGGGAACGTATTGGACCCAGGGTTATGTCGGCCCGATTTATACCACCGCGGTGAACCTGACGATTTTGCAACTCGACAACAATATTCTGCCCATCTACCAACGCTGA
- a CDS encoding MoxR family ATPase has product MPDSTLAHDSPAIRKLNDAREKIIQQLSQVIVGQNQVIEELLISLFARSHCLLEGVPGLAKTLMISTLARALNLSFSRIQFTPDLMPADITGTEIIEENRSTGSREFRFLEGPLFANVILADEINRTPPKTQAALLEAMQERQVTVGRVRHQLADPFFVLATQNPIEQEGTYPLPEAQQDRFMFKIFIDYPNFDEEFEIARRTTTSMFDHVTPVLAADEIIELQRLVREVPVTDHVIRYTLSLVRQTRVGEPGVPDFVNDQISWGAGPRAVQFLILGGKARALLHGRTHVSTDDIQALAKPVLRHRMVVNFSAESEGINADHVVDRLVETTPTKEGELTSDARFQKIFAS; this is encoded by the coding sequence ATGCCCGATAGCACACTCGCGCACGATTCGCCCGCCATACGCAAATTGAACGACGCCCGGGAAAAAATCATCCAGCAACTTTCACAAGTCATCGTCGGCCAAAACCAGGTGATTGAAGAACTGTTGATTTCGCTGTTCGCGCGCAGCCATTGCCTCTTGGAAGGGGTGCCGGGCCTGGCCAAAACACTGATGATTAGCACGCTGGCCCGGGCGCTTAATTTATCGTTCAGCCGCATTCAATTCACGCCCGACCTGATGCCCGCCGACATCACGGGCACCGAAATCATCGAGGAGAACCGGAGCACCGGAAGCCGGGAATTCCGCTTTTTGGAAGGGCCGCTGTTTGCCAACGTGATTTTGGCGGATGAAATCAATCGCACGCCGCCGAAAACGCAGGCGGCGCTGCTGGAGGCGATGCAGGAGCGGCAAGTCACCGTAGGGCGTGTGCGGCATCAATTGGCCGATCCGTTTTTCGTGCTGGCGACGCAAAATCCCATTGAGCAGGAAGGGACGTACCCGTTGCCGGAAGCGCAGCAAGATCGGTTCATGTTCAAAATTTTCATCGATTATCCGAACTTCGACGAAGAGTTTGAAATTGCCCGCCGCACGACGACAAGCATGTTCGACCACGTGACGCCGGTGCTGGCGGCCGACGAAATCATCGAGCTGCAACGGCTGGTGCGCGAAGTGCCCGTGACCGACCACGTCATTCGCTACACGCTGTCGCTGGTGCGGCAAACCCGGGTGGGCGAGCCGGGCGTGCCCGATTTTGTCAACGACCAAATTTCCTGGGGGGCCGGCCCGCGGGCGGTGCAGTTTTTAATTTTGGGCGGCAAAGCCCGCGCGCTGTTGCACGGTCGGACGCATGTTTCGACGGACGACATTCAGGCCCTGGCCAAGCCAGTGCTGCGGCATCGGATGGTCGTGAATTTTTCCGCCGAGAGCGAAGGAATTAACGCGGACCATGTTGTCGATCGCCTGGTCGAGACCACGCCCACCAAGGAAGGCGAGCTGACCAGCGATGCGCGGTTTCAAAAGATTTTTGCATCTTAA
- a CDS encoding DUF58 domain-containing protein — protein sequence MATVDKKRFLHPEAIKRIARLDLRARHIVEGYLSGMHRSPYFGQSVEFLQHREYSYGDDLRHVDWKVWAKQDRLYIKQYEEETNLRAMLLVDVSHSMQYGNGPLNKYEYACTAAVSLAYLLLRQQDAVGCLAFDEGVRATVGMRTKRSHLNSIIQSLGVSVPQKKTDLQQILRQAAESFPHRGLMIILSDLLAPRAGFIKGLKLLRQRGHDVLMLHIMDDDELDFPFAGPTRFEGLELPENLTCNPRALRDGYLQALNAYLEEVRRACAQNECDYKLIRTSDPLDAVLAQFISNRMGTQRRG from the coding sequence ATGGCCACCGTCGATAAAAAACGCTTTCTGCATCCGGAGGCCATCAAGCGCATTGCGCGGTTGGACCTGCGGGCACGGCATATTGTGGAAGGGTATTTATCGGGAATGCACCGCAGTCCGTACTTTGGGCAATCGGTGGAGTTTTTGCAGCATCGCGAATACAGCTACGGCGACGATTTGCGGCACGTCGATTGGAAGGTGTGGGCCAAGCAAGACCGGCTGTACATCAAGCAGTACGAAGAGGAAACCAATCTGCGGGCAATGTTGCTGGTCGATGTGTCGCACAGCATGCAATATGGCAACGGCCCGTTGAACAAGTACGAGTACGCGTGCACGGCTGCGGTGAGCCTGGCGTATTTGCTGCTGCGGCAGCAAGACGCCGTGGGTTGCCTCGCATTTGACGAGGGGGTTCGCGCCACGGTGGGCATGCGCACCAAGCGCAGTCATTTAAACTCCATCATTCAATCGCTGGGAGTAAGCGTGCCGCAAAAGAAGACCGACCTGCAACAAATTCTGCGTCAGGCGGCCGAAAGTTTCCCGCACCGAGGGTTGATGATCATTCTGTCCGATTTGCTGGCCCCGCGCGCCGGCTTCATCAAGGGACTAAAGCTGCTGCGGCAGCGCGGACACGATGTGTTAATGCTGCACATCATGGACGACGACGAATTGGATTTTCCGTTTGCCGGTCCGACGCGCTTCGAAGGCTTGGAACTGCCGGAGAATTTGACGTGCAATCCGCGAGCCTTGCGCGACGGTTATTTGCAGGCCTTGAACGCTTATCTGGAAGAAGTCCGCCGCGCGTGCGCCCAAAACGAATGCGATTACAAGTTGATCCGCACCAGCGATCCGCTGGATGCGGTGTTGGCGCAATTCATCAGCAATCGGATGGGAACGCAACGCCGAGGTTAA
- a CDS encoding BatA domain-containing protein: MPNFLYPLPIALVAGLIALPIAIHLINLMRHRKVQWAAMEFLLLSQKRNHTWIMLKQLLLLLLRIAAIAAAVMMVTQPILQNKLGSLFGGSKLHHIVLLDDSFSMSDQWADTTAFDEAKKFVLRLGKQAAQQPARQEFTLLRFSQAAHPARGTQADLAGETVDNDEFPKKLDQTLQAMHVSQLAVGPAEALKAATQTIGDGGEANYVVFLVSDFRSKDWAPAKELQKLLHKLNDARAKVQLINCVDEARPNLAITALRPGRGTRAAGVPLQMEVTIHNYGATPATNVSVRLEEQGTQRPAIEIDKIDPGRSATRQFEVRAQTAGQRRISAYLPADPVMVDNSRHTVIDFPTGVPVLIIDGGLKAGTLRDSDGLFLESALAPPGPVPTGLRPQVEPPRFLDDHPLDEFEAIYVCNVDRLPLDAVDKLTKFVEAGGGVAFFVGDQSRADFLNQLYADGKGLFPAPLEAPVPLLVDQSAKQPDLQITDHPIFRIFSGENNPFIKMVNIEKYFAVKKGWKPPEGSATTVIAGVRNGAPLVIDKKMGDGRVLAFLTTAGPRWNNWGRDNPSYVVAMQELQNYLAAGKQTDPSRQVGVPLEIAVDTQKYQPQVEFLTPAEGTADKIVVKAEPQDSGPAKATLNDTDASGIYEVQLTGNDNTQEVIDVAYNVDAAEGDLNIVTQEQLAAELSDVAYEYHRAGDLYFDSKDMQGFNLSESLLYVLIALLVGEQLLAYSASYHPARLRGAS, translated from the coding sequence ATGCCCAACTTCCTGTATCCATTGCCGATTGCTCTTGTGGCGGGCCTGATCGCGCTGCCGATCGCCATTCACCTTATCAATTTGATGCGGCACCGCAAAGTACAGTGGGCGGCGATGGAGTTTTTGCTTCTCAGCCAAAAGCGCAATCACACCTGGATCATGCTCAAGCAGTTGCTCTTGTTGCTGCTCAGGATTGCCGCGATTGCCGCCGCCGTGATGATGGTGACGCAACCGATTTTACAAAACAAATTGGGCAGTCTGTTCGGCGGCAGTAAATTACACCACATTGTGCTGCTGGACGACAGCTTTTCAATGTCCGATCAATGGGCCGACACAACCGCCTTCGACGAAGCCAAAAAATTTGTGCTGCGATTGGGCAAGCAGGCGGCCCAGCAGCCGGCGCGGCAGGAATTCACGTTGTTGCGGTTTTCCCAGGCGGCGCATCCGGCGCGGGGCACGCAGGCCGATTTGGCAGGAGAAACCGTCGACAACGACGAGTTCCCGAAAAAGCTCGATCAAACCCTGCAGGCAATGCACGTTTCGCAACTGGCTGTCGGTCCGGCCGAAGCGCTGAAGGCGGCCACACAGACCATCGGCGATGGCGGCGAAGCCAACTACGTGGTCTTTTTGGTTTCCGATTTTCGCAGCAAAGATTGGGCGCCCGCGAAAGAGCTGCAAAAGCTGCTGCATAAGCTGAACGATGCCCGCGCAAAAGTGCAATTGATTAACTGCGTGGACGAGGCGCGCCCCAACCTGGCCATTACGGCGCTGCGGCCCGGCCGCGGCACGCGGGCGGCGGGCGTGCCGTTGCAAATGGAAGTGACGATCCACAATTACGGGGCCACGCCGGCCACGAACGTTTCGGTGCGATTGGAAGAGCAGGGGACCCAGCGACCGGCCATTGAAATTGACAAAATCGATCCGGGCCGCAGCGCGACCCGGCAGTTTGAAGTTCGCGCACAAACCGCGGGGCAACGGCGGATTTCCGCCTACTTGCCGGCCGACCCCGTGATGGTGGATAACTCGCGGCATACGGTCATCGATTTTCCGACGGGCGTGCCGGTGTTGATTATCGACGGCGGATTGAAAGCGGGGACGCTGCGCGATTCGGACGGTTTGTTTTTAGAATCGGCCTTGGCGCCGCCGGGGCCTGTGCCCACGGGTTTGCGGCCGCAGGTAGAACCGCCCCGGTTTTTGGACGACCATCCGCTGGATGAATTCGAAGCGATTTACGTGTGCAACGTCGACCGCCTGCCGCTAGACGCGGTCGACAAACTGACCAAGTTCGTGGAGGCCGGCGGCGGTGTGGCGTTTTTCGTCGGCGACCAATCGCGGGCCGATTTTTTGAATCAACTTTACGCCGATGGAAAAGGCTTGTTTCCCGCGCCGCTGGAAGCGCCGGTGCCGCTATTGGTCGATCAAAGCGCGAAGCAGCCCGACTTGCAAATTACCGATCATCCAATTTTTCGGATTTTTTCGGGCGAGAATAATCCGTTCATCAAAATGGTGAATATCGAAAAGTATTTTGCCGTGAAGAAGGGGTGGAAGCCGCCGGAAGGGTCGGCGACTACCGTCATCGCCGGCGTGCGGAACGGAGCGCCGCTGGTGATCGACAAAAAAATGGGGGACGGACGGGTGCTGGCGTTTCTGACCACAGCCGGGCCGCGCTGGAACAACTGGGGACGCGACAATCCCAGTTACGTGGTGGCGATGCAAGAGCTGCAGAATTACTTGGCGGCGGGAAAGCAAACTGACCCGTCGCGGCAGGTGGGCGTGCCGCTGGAGATTGCGGTCGATACGCAAAAATATCAACCGCAGGTCGAGTTTTTAACTCCGGCCGAGGGAACTGCGGACAAAATTGTGGTGAAGGCCGAGCCACAGGACAGCGGTCCTGCAAAAGCCACGCTGAATGACACCGACGCCAGCGGCATTTACGAAGTGCAACTGACGGGCAACGACAACACGCAGGAAGTGATCGACGTGGCTTACAACGTGGATGCCGCGGAAGGCGATTTGAACATCGTCACGCAGGAGCAACTGGCCGCGGAACTTTCCGACGTGGCGTACGAATATCATCGGGCCGGCGATTTGTATTTCGATTCCAAGGACATGCAGGGGTTCAATCTGAGCGAAAGCTTGCTGTACGTGTTGATTGCGCTCTTGGTGGGCGAGCAACTGCTGGCGTATTCGGCCAGTTATCATCCGGCCCGGCTGCGAGGAGCAAGCTGA
- a CDS encoding NPCBM/NEW2 domain-containing protein has product MFGSLILMAAVAVGSPEVQVNTVDGGVTKGELQQLSTDGIELKTENGDAKLPLSQVLNVVPQSMVPPAVEKPAAWIELIDGSKLATSEFTVEDGSANLIFDADKTAKISTTAIHSVRFSRPDDPASAVWPKNVGADATGDLLVVRKKDQIDFMEGSVGEVDENYVILKVDGETYPVSRAKVDGLVYFHKMADKLPDPVCVVENASGWRLYAKELSFVPPNNTYPAGRFEVTTLSGDKFFFLSGDQVTKLDFSAGKVAFLSDLEPESTQWTPYLDFGNAVPAMAQYYAPLRDEGREHQPIRLGGKTYNKGLALYSRTALEYRVPAGMKQFKATAGIDDAVREAGHVRLSISADGKSLFDRALTGKDAPVDVDLNVAGAKRLSILVDYGDQFDAGDFLDLAEARMLK; this is encoded by the coding sequence ATGTTTGGTTCGCTGATTTTAATGGCCGCAGTCGCCGTGGGTTCGCCCGAGGTGCAGGTGAACACCGTCGATGGCGGCGTTACAAAGGGAGAATTGCAGCAACTTTCCACGGATGGCATCGAACTCAAGACCGAAAATGGCGATGCAAAGCTGCCGCTCAGCCAAGTTTTGAACGTCGTGCCGCAGTCCATGGTTCCCCCGGCTGTTGAAAAACCGGCGGCCTGGATTGAATTGATCGATGGTTCCAAGCTGGCGACGAGCGAGTTCACCGTTGAAGACGGTTCGGCTAACTTGATTTTTGATGCTGACAAAACCGCAAAGATATCCACGACTGCAATCCACAGCGTCCGGTTTTCACGGCCCGATGATCCTGCTTCCGCTGTCTGGCCGAAAAATGTCGGCGCCGATGCAACCGGCGATTTGTTAGTTGTACGCAAAAAGGATCAAATAGATTTCATGGAAGGCAGCGTGGGGGAAGTCGATGAAAATTACGTGATTTTGAAAGTCGATGGTGAAACCTATCCCGTCAGCCGCGCAAAAGTTGACGGCTTAGTTTACTTTCACAAAATGGCCGACAAACTTCCTGATCCGGTATGTGTTGTTGAGAATGCGTCTGGCTGGCGCTTGTACGCGAAAGAATTGTCGTTCGTCCCGCCAAACAATACATATCCTGCTGGGCGCTTCGAAGTCACCACGCTCTCTGGTGATAAATTTTTCTTTCTCTCTGGCGATCAAGTCACCAAGCTCGATTTTTCCGCCGGCAAAGTTGCTTTCCTCAGCGATTTGGAACCGGAAAGCACGCAGTGGACGCCGTATCTGGATTTCGGCAACGCGGTCCCGGCCATGGCGCAATATTATGCCCCGCTACGTGACGAAGGGCGCGAGCATCAACCGATCCGCTTGGGCGGGAAGACGTATAACAAAGGTCTGGCTCTGTATAGCCGCACCGCTTTGGAGTACCGTGTGCCCGCAGGCATGAAACAATTCAAAGCCACCGCCGGCATTGACGATGCCGTGCGAGAAGCGGGCCATGTGCGACTCTCGATTTCGGCCGATGGGAAATCGCTGTTCGATCGGGCGCTTACCGGAAAGGACGCGCCGGTGGATGTGGATTTGAACGTGGCTGGCGCCAAGCGGCTTTCCATTTTGGTCGATTACGGCGACCAATTCGACGCGGGCGATTTTCTCGACCTCGCAGAGGCAAGGATGTTGAAATGA
- a CDS encoding trypsin-like peptidase domain-containing protein, translated as MKYRFPICPIVALLMAAGATRTTIAEEAALKIDPAVAQAEQARIAAVAKAMPSVLAIFVPGGQGGGSGVVISPDGYALTNFHVARPCGTFMKCGMADGKLYDAVIVGLDPVGDVGLIKLYGRDDFPAAELTDSDEVQPGDWCFTMGNPFLLATDFRPSVAYGVVSGVHRYQYPSGTLLEYTDCLQVDAAINPGNSGGPLFDAQGRLIGINGRGSFEKRGRVNVGVGYAISINQIKNFLGDLKSGRIVDHATLGARVATSDDGRVLVSDILEHSDAYRHGLRYDDEIVSFAGRPVHSVNGLKNDLGIFPKGWRVAITYRRDGKNTDTFVRLMGVHTEAELLAKIDAERELEPPRPNGRQPRDGRRPGNEPQPGQPPKPGDQPQPGEQPKPGEEPKPGEPPKLPANPSELEQAVHAPVPEELKKQYEERTGYANFYFNRENTQRVWKALVAKGDFAQAAGTWTLRGQQIAAAPMFGPPAIVQNMSPGPVTIHLSETDCDMDLPTSPAPSKITVTDGIDAGANPAILNPPGSGGLLAALQLWRKLLVGGPGKYGQVTYEGLAPVPGHNGLCDVLLAVGEGVDTRFYCDPADGTLLCLEMYPDDETDPCEVYFGEYREEQGHWLPHRMEVRCGDAVFGVFALTGFDLQKAAEKTP; from the coding sequence ATGAAATACCGCTTTCCAATTTGCCCGATTGTGGCGCTGTTGATGGCGGCGGGCGCCACCCGGACCACGATCGCAGAAGAAGCGGCGCTGAAAATCGATCCCGCCGTCGCTCAGGCCGAGCAAGCCCGCATTGCCGCAGTGGCCAAAGCGATGCCATCGGTGTTGGCTATCTTCGTGCCCGGAGGGCAGGGGGGCGGTTCGGGGGTCGTCATCTCGCCCGACGGTTACGCCTTGACCAATTTTCACGTGGCCCGGCCGTGCGGCACGTTCATGAAGTGCGGCATGGCTGACGGCAAGCTGTACGATGCGGTGATCGTGGGGCTCGATCCGGTGGGGGACGTGGGCTTGATAAAACTGTACGGCCGCGATGATTTTCCCGCCGCCGAATTGACCGACAGCGACGAAGTGCAACCGGGCGATTGGTGCTTCACTATGGGCAACCCGTTTTTGCTGGCCACCGATTTTCGTCCCAGCGTGGCTTATGGCGTGGTGTCGGGGGTGCATCGCTACCAATATCCTTCGGGCACGCTGTTGGAATACACCGACTGTTTGCAGGTCGATGCGGCCATTAATCCGGGCAATTCGGGCGGACCGTTGTTCGACGCCCAGGGACGATTGATCGGCATCAATGGCCGCGGTTCGTTCGAGAAGCGCGGGCGAGTGAATGTCGGGGTGGGCTACGCCATTTCGATCAACCAAATCAAAAACTTTTTGGGCGATTTGAAATCGGGCCGGATTGTCGATCATGCCACGCTGGGCGCAAGGGTGGCCACTTCGGACGATGGCCGCGTGCTGGTGAGCGATATTCTGGAACACAGCGACGCTTACCGACACGGCTTGCGCTACGACGACGAAATTGTGTCGTTTGCCGGGCGGCCTGTTCACAGCGTGAACGGTCTGAAAAACGACCTCGGCATTTTTCCCAAAGGATGGCGGGTGGCAATCACCTACCGCCGCGATGGAAAAAATACGGACACGTTTGTGCGCTTGATGGGCGTGCACACCGAAGCGGAGTTGCTGGCAAAGATTGATGCGGAGCGCGAACTGGAACCGCCCAGACCTAATGGGCGGCAACCGCGCGACGGCCGTCGACCCGGGAACGAGCCACAACCCGGGCAGCCGCCCAAGCCGGGCGACCAACCTCAGCCTGGAGAGCAACCGAAGCCGGGCGAAGAGCCAAAACCAGGCGAACCGCCCAAGCTGCCCGCCAACCCCAGCGAGTTGGAACAGGCCGTTCACGCGCCCGTGCCGGAAGAATTGAAAAAGCAATACGAAGAACGGACTGGTTACGCGAATTTCTATTTCAATCGCGAAAACACACAGCGCGTTTGGAAAGCGCTAGTTGCCAAAGGAGATTTTGCCCAAGCGGCCGGCACGTGGACCCTACGCGGTCAACAAATTGCCGCGGCTCCCATGTTCGGTCCGCCGGCCATTGTGCAGAACATGTCGCCCGGCCCGGTGACAATTCATCTGAGCGAGACGGACTGCGACATGGATTTACCGACGAGTCCGGCGCCGTCGAAAATCACCGTGACCGATGGAATCGACGCCGGCGCGAATCCGGCCATTTTGAATCCGCCCGGCAGCGGCGGCTTGCTGGCCGCGCTTCAACTGTGGCGCAAGCTGTTGGTCGGCGGCCCCGGGAAATACGGCCAAGTGACGTACGAAGGCTTAGCACCAGTGCCCGGTCACAACGGCCTGTGCGACGTACTGCTGGCCGTGGGCGAAGGGGTCGATACGCGATTTTATTGCGACCCCGCCGACGGCACGCTGCTATGCCTGGAAATGTATCCGGACGACGAGACCGATCCGTGCGAGGTATACTTCGGCGAATATCGGGAAGAACAAGGCCATTGGTTGCCGCACCGCATGGAGGTGCGTTGCGGCGATGCTGTGTTTGGCGTGTTCGCGCTGACGGGGTTCGATTTGCAAAAAGCTGCGGAGAAAACACCGTGA
- a CDS encoding S1C family serine protease has protein sequence MGPQQQPSSIPGIHRPRRHPLACGLATTCLIALTAFAPLGASTAWAAKTTDTVREVQRKTVKIYGAGGLRGLEAYQSGFLISADGYVLTVFSHVLDSDTITVTLDDGRKLDGKLVGADPRLEIAVLKIDAADLPHFDLQQAKAGVEGTRVLAYSNLFGVATGDEPVSVLHGSIAAVTTLAARRGAYEIAYQGPVYVLDAMTNNPGAAGGALTNLNGQLLGLLGKQLRNSRNNIWLNYALPASELAPAVEAIKAGKSQAQTTPATPAHPEQTLTAADLGLVLVPNVLERTPPFVDTVRENSPAAKAGIRPDDLVVFVDNQLVQSCNALATELAKLDRDAEVHLVLLRSGELTDVTLKPGGE, from the coding sequence ATGGGCCCACAGCAACAACCATCGTCTATTCCCGGAATTCATCGTCCGCGGCGTCACCCACTCGCTTGCGGTTTAGCAACGACCTGCTTGATCGCCCTGACGGCTTTCGCGCCGCTGGGCGCTTCCACTGCTTGGGCCGCCAAAACGACCGACACCGTTCGGGAAGTGCAACGCAAAACGGTCAAAATTTACGGAGCCGGCGGTTTGCGCGGGTTGGAGGCGTATCAATCGGGCTTTTTAATTTCGGCCGACGGGTACGTGCTGACAGTTTTCAGCCACGTGCTCGATTCCGACACCATTACCGTCACGCTGGACGACGGGCGAAAACTAGACGGAAAACTGGTGGGGGCCGACCCGCGTTTGGAAATCGCGGTGCTCAAAATCGACGCCGCAGATTTGCCGCATTTCGATTTGCAGCAGGCAAAAGCCGGCGTGGAAGGCACACGGGTGCTGGCGTACAGCAATTTGTTCGGCGTGGCCACGGGGGACGAACCGGTGAGCGTGCTGCACGGCTCGATTGCCGCGGTAACGACGCTGGCGGCCCGGCGGGGGGCGTATGAAATTGCGTATCAAGGGCCCGTGTATGTGTTGGACGCCATGACCAATAATCCGGGCGCGGCCGGTGGCGCGCTCACGAATTTGAATGGTCAATTATTGGGGCTGTTGGGAAAGCAATTGCGGAATTCGCGGAATAACATTTGGCTCAACTACGCCTTGCCGGCCAGCGAATTAGCGCCAGCCGTGGAAGCCATTAAGGCGGGGAAAAGTCAGGCCCAGACAACCCCTGCCACGCCCGCCCATCCGGAACAGACATTGACGGCGGCCGATCTGGGGCTGGTGTTGGTTCCGAATGTGTTGGAGCGCACGCCGCCGTTTGTAGACACGGTGCGGGAGAATTCGCCGGCGGCCAAGGCCGGCATTCGTCCGGATGATTTAGTGGTTTTCGTCGATAATCAATTGGTGCAATCGTGCAACGCACTGGCGACGGAATTAGCAAAGCTTGACCGCGACGCCGAAGTGCACTTAGTATTGCTGCGCTCCGGCGAGTTGACGGATGTTACGCTGAAGCCCGGCGGCGAATGA